In Cyprinus carpio isolate SPL01 chromosome A14, ASM1834038v1, whole genome shotgun sequence, a single window of DNA contains:
- the LOC109101688 gene encoding TNFAIP3-interacting protein 1-like: protein MEGSPQSSLSEEDPSSKERSLPEEENDLQSEQVEEVVQGESVLSGEEQLTLITESMSITSSDEEKLQLLNKNTELRRLNKELMKLNEEWDHIYHSTSVGLQQRVAALEEESRALKQLNSRLLLKVEHEQNKREYYEQTLMQELKKNQHLQEYVRLLESRLHQTDLQQWTRGSQTPDISGSSDSQLVQSSSKLSLDVQSTPALPPSLGTKSSLRLASMRFEMQSDPVTEVRDLKEQLEALRCQTQIYEADYKTEQKDHERMLQENKRLRRREADMRQQMALLQEQLKVYEDDFQKERSDKRILQRLLMKKSPAEKDPVLVHRCNNEQDRPRSDKRKPREEQRGGYVCPKHCEHHSQPDFP, encoded by the exons ATGGAAGGAAGTCCACAGTCATCACTGTCAGAAGAGGACCCTTCAAGCAAAGAGCGCTCTTTACCTGAGGAGGAGAATGACCTTCAGTCTGA gcAGGTGGAGGAGGTGGTGCAGGGGGAGTCAGTCCTCTCTGGGGAGGAGCAGTTGACCCTCATCACAGAGAGCATGTCAATCACCTCCTCTGATGAGGAGAAGCTCCAGCTcctcaacaaaaacactgaactCCGGAGACTCAACAAAGAG ctgatGAAGCTGAACGAGGAGTGGGATCACATCTACCACAGCACGAGTGTAGGCCTCCAGCAGCGTGTGGCGGCTCTCGAGGAGGAGAGCAGGGCCCTCAAACAGCTCAACAGCCGACTGCTGCTCAAAGTAGAACATGAACAG aACAAGAGGGAATATTATGAACAAACACTGATGCAGGAACTTAAGAAAAACCAGCATCTGCAGGAGTATGTCAGACTGCTGGAGAGCCGACTGCACCAAACAGATCTTCAGCAGTGGACAAGAGGATCTCAG ACCCCAGATATCAGTGGCTCCTCAGACTCTCAGCTAGTGCAGAGCTCGTCTAAGCTGTCCCTGGACGTACAGTCGACTCCAGCACTTCCTCCGTCACTGGGCACAAAGTCCAGTCTCAGACTGGCTAGTATGAGATTTGAGATGCAGTCTGACCCTGTGACAGAAGTACGAGATCTTAAAGAACAGCTGGAGGCGCTGCGGTGTCAG ACTCAAATCTACGAGGCTGATTATAAAACAGAGCAGAAGGATCATGAGCGCATGCTGCAGGAGAATAAGCGTCTGCGGCGCAGAGAGGCAGACATGCGTCAGCAGATGGCGCTGCTGCAGGAGCAG cTGAAGGTGTATGAGGATGATTTCCAGAAGGAGCGCTCAGACAAACGCATTCTCCAGAGACTGCTGATGAAAAAATCTCCAGCCGAGAAAGACCCGGTTCTGGTGCATCGCTGCAACAACGAGCAGGACCGGCCCAGATCAGACAAGAGGAAGCCCAGAGAAGAGCAGCGCGGCGGATACGTCTGTCCCAAACACTGTGAACATCACAGCCAGCCGGACTTCCCCTGA
- the si:ch211-153b23.5 gene encoding glutamine amidotransferase-like class 1 domain-containing protein 3A, mitochondrial isoform X2, translating into MAKRVAVILSGCGVYDGTEVHEASAVMVHLSRAGAKVQMFAPDVEMMHVVNHCEGKPVTDKRNVLQESARIARGDVTDLAKLDVTAFDALIIPGGFGVAKNLSDWATKGKDYSIKPDVDKIIKAFHKAKKPMGMCCISPVLAAKAIPGCELTVGHDSECEKWPYAQVAKAMAELGCKHLNKNVGEVHIDSKNKLVTTSAFMCNAPIHEIFDGLGVMIKEVLKLA; encoded by the exons ATGGCAAAGCGTGTGGCGGTGATTTTGTCCGGCTGTGGCGTGTATGACGGCACAGAGGTCCACGAGGCGTCTGCTGTGATGGTGCACCTCAGTCGAGCAGGTGCCAAG GTCCAGATGTTTGCGCCTGATGTTGAGATGATGCATGTAGTGAACCACTGTGAAGGGAAGCCCGTGACGGACAAGAGGAACGTGCTGCAGGAGAGCGCGCGCATCGCCCGGGGTGACGTCACTGACCTGGCCAAGCTGGATGTCACCGCCTTTGATGCTCTCATTATTCCAG GTGGTTTTGGAGTGGCTAAAAACCTGAGTGACTGGGCTACCAAAGGCAAGGACTACTCAATCAAACCTGATGTTGATAAGATCATTAAAGCTTTCCATAAGGCGAAGAAACCCATGGGCATGTGCTGCATCTCTCCTGTGCTGGCAGCCAAAGCTATTCCAGGATGTGAGCTGACCGTCGGCCACGACTCGGAGTGTGAGAA GTGGCCGTACGCTCAGGTGGCTAAAGCCATGGCTGAACTGGGCTGCAAACACTTGAATAAGAATGTCGGTGAGGTGCACATCGATTCCAAGAACAAACTGGTGACTACAAGTGCGTTCATGTGCAACGCTCCTATCCATGAGATCTTTGATGGACTGGGTGTCATGATCAAAGAAGTTCTCAAACTAGCCTAA
- the LOC109087984 gene encoding uncharacterized protein LOC109087984, whose protein sequence is MRMTESESLHFSIGVLGISGGSLLLLVNNYASSPDEPLITDTALGVLLLIFAALLAYSGVRRSQSHNVLFGSLCLTVSALWCGSGLVHILAGENIINSSRGLRDAMVPGLAAFTLALLVICIVAVLCHEVVLSFIALSICLACAHQIVGLADSAFGQAATAVCYLMVCFVGAYFGSGRLLSYITQRKIVLPGTFKKDSVKPMQSQEVNDIVTVGIIMNLLSASVLACPLLGVVPNLFSGHVPWLWTAGVFQLGVCVKSYRSMDTLAATFYGFTSILRFTEGYTALVVHFTNQVPYSPVPFPVVFSVLFFILALFNLQGGFVNTIYQLFFVAYCIAIASEPQSFFQRGTQGVQAAIFIASAFVLFITLYNMASSNEIPTGAGFLKNLLARSNRFVLQTNSKELHAPYLGYSKYADAEVLGHGCSVLAAFSITASFSSGNPLAILILPWAVVSGGVLHLICGSVAFARGKTLESSTFILYGIMWTVWGLTRFGGLYGDVRGLHLAVGIISFMLFNVLVTAGALFLNKGAFIYTFTFQLILISFLLDAVGALPYGYDIGVTIILGLVSFYMFLASIFNCTFKSPQMPFGDPFIKLSGFGGGKDSCPHLPARKSSSVQQIAEIMKNGGICGMPTDTVYVLVAACNRPQAVEKAYRVKKQAKERPMSLWISSIKQLEPVREQISPLLWDFMEAAWPSSISLVIARAPWMEFFGLGDSSKYIGTPQSIAIRNPDCTVATHLINAVGPIAVTSANPTGEADTTHHNQVYAKLGDKVDGVLCDGPSPENIASTVVDCTKIESGQIGFFRVGLIPKSKVLQIFEEIQKKHTHGQMNAAFETDITDPHRHLAVSQKSLSVTQTDSGLGHMTPADSQSSLDLSQHERHEEEDETL, encoded by the exons ATGAGAATGACGGAGTCCGAATCACTGCACTTCTCCATCGGAGTCCTGGGCATCTCTGGGG GTTCTTTGTTGCTTCTGGTGAACAACTATGCGAGCTCTCCAGACGAACCTCTGATCACAGACACAGCTTTAGGAGTTCTGCTCCTCATATTCGCTGCTCTGCTGGCTTATTCAG GTGTTCGACGCAGCCAGTCCCACAATGTACTCTTTGGTAGTCTGTGCCTGACAGTGTCAGCCCTATGGTGTGGTTCGGGTTTAGTACACATACTTGCAGGTGAAAACATAATAAATAGCAGCAGAGGGCTGAGAGACGCCATGGTGCCAGGCCTTGCAGCTTTCACTCTGGCACTGCTTGTCATTTGCATTGTGGCTGTTTTATGTCATGAGGTTGTCCTCTCATTCATCGCCCTGAGCATATGTCTCGCGTGTGCCCACCAGATTGTAGGTCTGGCAGACTCGGCCTTCGGACAGGCAGCCACCGCTGTCTGCTACCTCATGGTCTGTTTTGTGGGCGCTTACTTCGGAAGTGGCCGTTTGTTATCGTACATCACACAGAGAAAGATTGTGCTACctggaacatttaaaaaagatagCGTGAAACCGATGCAAAGTCAAGAGGTTAATGATATTGTGACAGTTGGAATAATTATGAACTTGTTGTCAGCTAGTGTGCTAGCTTGTCCTCTGCTTGGCGTTGTCCCTAATCTTTTCTCTGGCCATGTGCCCTGGCTGTGGACCGCTGGCGTCTTCCAGCTGGGTGTGTGTGTTAAGAGCTACAGATCTATGGACACCCTGGCAGCCACTTTCTATGGCTTCACATCCATCCTGCGGTTCACTGAAGGGTACACCGCGCTAGTGGTGCACTTCACAAACCAGGTGCCCTATTCTCCAGTGCCATTCCCAGTTGTATTCTCAGTGTTGTTTTTCATCCTGGCCTTGTTTAACTTGCAGGGTGGGTTTGTGAACACCATCTACCAGCTGTTTTTTGTGGCATACTGTATAGCAATTGCATCCGAGCCCCAAAGCTTCTTTCAGAGGGGAACACAAGGTGTACAGGCTGCCATATTCATTGCCTCCGCTTTTGTGCTCTTTATAACCCTTTATAACATGGCTTCCTCAAACGAGATACCTACAGGTGCAGGCTTCCTTAAGAACCTGTTGGCCCGCAGTAATAGATTTGTCTTACAAACCAATAGCAAAGAGCTACACGCTCCCTATCTGGGCTACTCTAAATATGCTGATGCCGAGGTGTTGGGCCACGGCTGCAGTGTCCTGGCCGCATTTTCAATCACAGCCTCGTTTTCTAGTGGAAACCCCTTGGCTATTCTGATCCTGCCTTGGGCGGTGGTCTCCGGTGGTGTGCTGCACCTGATATGTGGCTCTGTTGCCTTCGCTCGAGGAAAGACCCTAGAGAGTTCGACTTTCATCCTTTACGGTATCATGTGGACAGTGTGGGGACTGACACGCTTCGGAGGCCTCTATGGAGATGTGCGTGGCCTACACCTAGCTGTGGGAATCATCAGTTTCATGCTCTTCAATGTGTTAGTGACAGCAGGGGCCCTGTTTCTCAACAAAGGCGCGTTCATCTACACCTTTACCTTCCAACTCATCCTCATTAGCTTCTTACTGGATGCAGTAGGCGCGCTGCCCTACGGCTACGATATCGGGGTGACCATTATCCTCGGGCTGGTCAGCTTCTACATGTTCCTGGCCAGCATTTTCAACTGCACCTTTAAAAGCCCACAAATGCCTTTCGGCGATCCTTTCATCAAGTTGAGCGGCTTTGGAGGAGGCAAAGACAGCTGCCCTCACCTTCCAGCCAGGAAGTCCTCATCCGTTCAGCAAATTGCAG AGATCATGAAGAACGGGGGCATATGTGGAATGCCCACAGACACCGTCTATGTTCTTGTGGCAGCTTGCAATCGCCCACAGGCTGTCGAAAAGGCATATAG GGTAAAGAAACAGGCTAAAGAACGACCGATGTCCTTATGGATTTCGTCTATAAAGCAGTTGGAACCAGTCAGGGAACAGATCAGCCCTCTTCTCTGGGACTTTATGGAAGCTGCTTGGCCATCATCCATTAGCTTAGTTATAGCTAGAG CTCCATGGATGGAATTCTTTGGATTGGGCGACTCATCCAAATATATCGGCACACCACAAAGCATAGCCATAAGAAACCCAGACTGCACTGTTGCTACACACCTCATAAATGCA GTTGGTCCCATTGCAGTGACCTCTGCTAATCCGACCGGAGAGGCAGATACTACCCATCATAACCAAGTTTATGCAAAACTTGGTGACAAG GTAGATGGGGTGCTGTGTGATGGGCCGTCGCCAGAGAATATCGCCTCCACAGTGGTAGACTGCACCAAAATTGAGAGTGGCCAGATTGGGTTTTTCCGTGTCGGTCTTATTCCTAAATCTAAG GTTCTTCAGATCTTCGAGGAGATTCAGAAGAAGCACACGCATGgtcaaatgaatgcagcttttGAGACGGATATCACAGATCCTCACAGACATCTCGCAGTCTCTCAGAAAAGCCTGTCAGTGACTCAAACAGACTCTGGGCTTGGTCACATGACCCCTGCCGACTCACAGAGCTCTCTGGACCTCAGCCAACATGAGCGTCATGAGGAAGAAGACGAGACTTTATAG
- the LOC109102062 gene encoding L-proline trans-4-hydroxylase-like: MKKEIQALYEQQGYLSALPILSPEELQQARDAFAELERKHGEDYTAYSLHNIHTECDWVMALAKHPKLLEVVTAVLGPDIILLDSRFICKYPVCNKPAKTREIQPNNTCSKEKDGTEKTDAMPFVAWHQDMKYWGFDGGPVLSVWLALDDSLEDNGALQVIPGSHHSGLLPHHQSKRSGNMLSVNQEIPEELVETEKAILCPLQAGQMSIHDGLLVHASDPNTSNRRRCGYVIRYVPTCTYPIQDPERPRTFPATVLVSGFDKYNHFSNKTSKL, translated from the exons ATGAAGAAAGAGATTCAGGCCCTGTACGAGCAGCAGGGCTACCTGTCGGCTCTTCCTATCCTCAGTCCAGAAGAACTGCAGCAGGCCCGGGATGCCTTCGCTGAGCTGGAGAGAAAACATG GTGAAGATTACACTGCTTACAGCCTTCATAATATCCACACGGAGTGTGACTGGGTGATGGCCCTCGCCAAGCACCCTAAGCTTCTGGAGGTGGTCACAGCGGTTCTGGGGCCTGACATCATCCTGCTGGACTCCagattcatttgtaaatatcCAGTGTGTAACAAGCCTGCTAAGACACGGGAAATCCAACCGAACAATACCTGTTCTAAAGAAAAGGACGGCACTGAGAAGACAGACGCAATGCCGTTTGTGGCCTGGCACCAGGACATGAA GTACTGGGGCTTTGATGGAGGTCCCGTTCTGTCTGTCTGGCTCGCTCTGGATGACTCACTTGAGGACAATGGAGCACTGCAGGTTATTCCAG GAAGTCACCACTCTGGTCTCCTGCCCCATCACCAGTCAAAACGATCTGGCAACATGCTGAGTGTCAATCAAGAGATCCCGGAGGAGCTGGTGGAGACGGAGAAAGCCATCTTATGCCCTCTTCAAGCTGGTCAGATGTCT ATCCATGATGGACTTCTGGTCCATGCCAGCGATCCCAACACATCTAATAGGAGGCGCTGTGGCTATGTCATCCGATATGTGCCTACATGCACCTATCCAATCCAG GACCCTGAGCGTCCCAGGACTTTTCCTGCCACAGTGCTGGTCAGCGGTTTTGACAAATACAACCATTTCTCCAACAAAACCTCCAAACTGTGA
- the si:ch211-153b23.5 gene encoding glutamine amidotransferase-like class 1 domain-containing protein 3A, mitochondrial isoform X1: MGGTVTEYKQQSACLCLAQAKHSEGKHFSSLLNSTPLTSAGKMAKRVAVILSGCGVYDGTEVHEASAVMVHLSRAGAKVQMFAPDVEMMHVVNHCEGKPVTDKRNVLQESARIARGDVTDLAKLDVTAFDALIIPGGFGVAKNLSDWATKGKDYSIKPDVDKIIKAFHKAKKPMGMCCISPVLAAKAIPGCELTVGHDSECEKWPYAQVAKAMAELGCKHLNKNVGEVHIDSKNKLVTTSAFMCNAPIHEIFDGLGVMIKEVLKLA; the protein is encoded by the exons ATGGGAGGGACTGTGACTGAATATAAGCAGCAGTCCGCCTGTCTTTGTCTTGCTCAAGCGAAACACTCAGAAGGAAAGCACTTCAGTTCACTGCTCAACTCAACTCCTCTAACCAG TGCAGGCAAGATGGCAAAGCGTGTGGCGGTGATTTTGTCCGGCTGTGGCGTGTATGACGGCACAGAGGTCCACGAGGCGTCTGCTGTGATGGTGCACCTCAGTCGAGCAGGTGCCAAG GTCCAGATGTTTGCGCCTGATGTTGAGATGATGCATGTAGTGAACCACTGTGAAGGGAAGCCCGTGACGGACAAGAGGAACGTGCTGCAGGAGAGCGCGCGCATCGCCCGGGGTGACGTCACTGACCTGGCCAAGCTGGATGTCACCGCCTTTGATGCTCTCATTATTCCAG GTGGTTTTGGAGTGGCTAAAAACCTGAGTGACTGGGCTACCAAAGGCAAGGACTACTCAATCAAACCTGATGTTGATAAGATCATTAAAGCTTTCCATAAGGCGAAGAAACCCATGGGCATGTGCTGCATCTCTCCTGTGCTGGCAGCCAAAGCTATTCCAGGATGTGAGCTGACCGTCGGCCACGACTCGGAGTGTGAGAA GTGGCCGTACGCTCAGGTGGCTAAAGCCATGGCTGAACTGGGCTGCAAACACTTGAATAAGAATGTCGGTGAGGTGCACATCGATTCCAAGAACAAACTGGTGACTACAAGTGCGTTCATGTGCAACGCTCCTATCCATGAGATCTTTGATGGACTGGGTGTCATGATCAAAGAAGTTCTCAAACTAGCCTAA